From the Candidatus Paceibacterota bacterium genome, one window contains:
- a CDS encoding redoxin domain-containing protein, whose protein sequence is MPELVIAKDLPAKLIGRRIPNIPLESTEKNWLKKAYLAEYIGEAAIVGVFPLGVGFREVPPLEWTEVEAIDACMEQNRELRNKHHGMKTLGINIVALSVQTRVAQLEFAQEMNLPFPLLSDPGVTLAEELGLPTFRVGSCRYYQRLLLFCVKGKVAGVAYPVSDPKRAIADMAACIHEALIDRVG, encoded by the coding sequence ATGCCTGAATTAGTCATCGCGAAAGATCTTCCGGCGAAACTTATCGGGAGACGAATCCCGAATATTCCGTTGGAAAGCACAGAGAAAAACTGGCTGAAAAAAGCATACCTCGCGGAGTACATCGGCGAGGCGGCCATTGTCGGAGTCTTCCCGCTCGGGGTAGGGTTCAGGGAGGTGCCACCGCTCGAATGGACGGAAGTCGAAGCCATCGACGCATGCATGGAGCAGAATCGGGAACTGCGGAACAAGCATCACGGGATGAAAACTCTCGGCATCAACATCGTGGCTTTGAGCGTTCAGACCCGCGTCGCACAGTTGGAATTCGCGCAGGAGATGAATTTGCCGTTCCCCCTCTTGAGCGACCCGGGTGTCACGCTTGCCGAGGAGCTCGGCCTGCCGACATTCAGAGTCGGGAGTTGCCGTTACTACCAAAGGCTACTTCTGTTCTGTGTGAAGGGCAAGGTCGCCGGTGTGGCGTATCCGGTGAGCGATCCAAAGCGAGCCATCGCGGATATGGCAGCCTGCATCCACGAGGCGCTAATCGATCGCGTGGGATGA